A single Chlamydia suis DNA region contains:
- the hisS gene encoding histidine--tRNA ligase gives MSSALPKGVFDVFPYVTSPKNLWRNSALWKNVEHAAHRVCNLYGFDEIRTPVFEKTETFLRVGEHSDIVKKEVYTFLDKKGRSLTLRPEGTAAVVRALLDHSADMRKDNKIYYILPMFRYERQQSGRYRQHHQFGLEAIGVRHPLRDVEVLSLLWDFYAAVGLKHMQIQVNFLGGQKTRARYDEALREFFRKDLDRLSPLSQERYHANLLRILDSKEPEDQEFIEKAPSILDYVEDQDLSYFDAVLAELKVLDIPYKINPRLVRGLDYYTDLVFEAVTVVGDHSYALGGGGRYDELVMQSGGPSMPACGFGVGLERVIQTLLEQGAFSPTFTKRLRLVPLDESADSFCFSWAKRLRHLGVATEVDWSHKKPKAALKDAADHQVGFVCLVGEQELSREQFIVKDMALHQSFSGAKQDVEQRLVYEVQNA, from the coding sequence ATGAGTAGCGCATTGCCGAAAGGTGTTTTCGATGTTTTCCCCTATGTAACCTCTCCAAAGAATCTTTGGAGAAATTCTGCCCTTTGGAAAAATGTTGAGCATGCGGCGCATCGGGTCTGTAATTTGTATGGATTTGATGAAATTCGAACACCGGTTTTTGAAAAGACGGAAACTTTTTTGCGCGTTGGGGAGCATAGCGACATCGTAAAAAAAGAGGTTTACACCTTTTTAGATAAAAAAGGGCGTTCCTTGACTTTGCGGCCAGAGGGAACTGCCGCTGTTGTTCGAGCTTTGCTAGACCATTCTGCGGATATGCGCAAAGATAATAAAATTTATTACATTTTGCCGATGTTTCGTTATGAGCGGCAACAGTCTGGGCGTTACCGGCAGCATCACCAGTTTGGTTTAGAGGCTATTGGTGTGCGGCATCCTTTGCGAGACGTTGAAGTGTTGTCCTTGTTATGGGATTTTTATGCTGCGGTCGGTCTTAAGCACATGCAAATTCAGGTGAATTTTTTGGGAGGCCAAAAGACGCGGGCGCGTTATGACGAGGCTTTACGAGAGTTTTTCCGCAAAGATTTGGACCGTTTATCTCCATTAAGCCAGGAACGATATCACGCGAATTTGTTGCGTATTTTAGATTCTAAAGAGCCGGAAGACCAAGAATTTATTGAAAAGGCTCCCTCTATCCTAGATTACGTTGAGGATCAAGATTTAAGCTATTTCGATGCGGTATTAGCCGAGCTGAAAGTTTTGGATATCCCTTACAAAATCAATCCACGGCTTGTTCGAGGATTGGATTATTACACAGATTTAGTTTTCGAAGCTGTTACCGTTGTTGGCGACCACTCTTATGCGTTAGGGGGAGGGGGGCGTTACGATGAGTTGGTGATGCAGTCTGGCGGACCTTCGATGCCTGCATGTGGTTTCGGAGTGGGATTGGAACGCGTGATTCAAACTTTATTGGAACAGGGAGCTTTTTCGCCGACTTTTACGAAGAGGTTGCGATTAGTCCCTTTGGATGAGAGCGCGGATTCTTTTTGTTTCTCCTGGGCGAAGCGTCTGCGTCATTTAGGTGTTGCGACAGAGGTAGATTGGTCGCACAAAAAACCTAAAGCCGCTCTTAAAGATGCGGCTGACCACCAGGTGGGCTTCGTTTGTCTTGTGGGAGAGCAAGAATTATCTAGGGAACAGTTTATAGTTAAAGATATGGCTCTACATCAAAGCTTTTCTGGAGCTAAACAAGATGTAGAACAAAGGTTGGTTTATGAAGTACAGAACGCATAA
- the pgtP gene encoding MFS transporter — translation MNLWTRIFQPPRHIKEISDPELVKKQYKYWRVRIFYSMFFGYVFFYFTRKSFTFAMPTLIADLGFDKAQLGIIGSTLYITYGISKFVSGVMSDQSNPRYFMATGLIITGLSNIFFGLSSTVPLFVLFWGINGWFQGWGWPPCARLLTHWYSKSERGTWWSVWSTSHNIGGALIPILTGVAIDYAGWRGAMFVPGAICIIMGFILIDRLRDTPQSLGLPAIEKFRKEEEARHHEETTADILEEEAERELSTKEILFTYVLSNKWLWFLSFASFFIYVVRMAVNDWSALYLIETKNYSTVKANLCVSLFEIGGLFGMLLAGWLSDTISKGKRGPMNVVFSLGLLFSILGLWGTHDHFMWWVDGVLLFIIGFFLFGPQMMIGLAAAELSHKKAAGTASGFTGWFAYFGAAFAGYPLGKVAQDWGWHGFFVALLACALIALLFFLPTWNASEQSLRKHSH, via the coding sequence ATGAATCTATGGACCAGAATTTTTCAGCCTCCTCGCCACATTAAAGAAATCAGTGACCCGGAGTTGGTTAAAAAGCAATATAAGTACTGGAGAGTGCGCATTTTCTACAGCATGTTCTTCGGTTACGTATTCTTCTATTTTACAAGGAAAAGCTTCACTTTTGCCATGCCAACCCTGATAGCAGATCTTGGGTTCGATAAAGCTCAACTGGGGATTATCGGCAGCACTCTCTACATCACCTACGGCATTAGCAAGTTCGTAAGTGGCGTGATGTCCGATCAATCGAATCCCCGCTATTTCATGGCCACCGGCTTGATCATTACCGGGCTCTCTAACATCTTCTTTGGTCTATCCTCGACCGTGCCTTTATTTGTGCTGTTTTGGGGGATTAATGGATGGTTCCAAGGATGGGGATGGCCTCCTTGCGCACGGCTGTTGACTCACTGGTATTCCAAATCAGAAAGAGGCACTTGGTGGAGCGTCTGGAGCACATCTCACAACATCGGGGGGGCATTAATTCCCATTCTTACCGGAGTCGCGATCGATTATGCTGGATGGCGAGGAGCCATGTTTGTCCCCGGAGCGATCTGCATCATCATGGGTTTTATCTTAATAGACCGTTTGCGAGACACTCCGCAATCATTAGGATTGCCCGCTATAGAAAAATTTAGAAAAGAAGAAGAAGCTCGTCACCACGAAGAAACTACAGCAGATATCTTAGAAGAAGAGGCTGAAAGAGAGCTTTCTACTAAGGAAATTTTGTTTACATATGTATTATCCAATAAATGGTTATGGTTCCTTTCCTTTGCTTCTTTCTTTATATACGTAGTCCGCATGGCTGTGAATGATTGGAGCGCTCTCTATTTAATCGAGACAAAAAATTATTCAACAGTAAAAGCAAATCTCTGCGTATCTTTGTTTGAAATTGGCGGATTATTTGGTATGCTATTAGCCGGCTGGTTGTCCGACACAATTTCTAAAGGGAAACGCGGACCAATGAACGTAGTCTTCTCTTTGGGCTTATTGTTCTCTATCTTGGGATTATGGGGAACCCACGACCACTTCATGTGGTGGGTGGATGGAGTACTCCTATTCATTATCGGGTTTTTCCTTTTCGGGCCGCAAATGATGATCGGATTAGCCGCTGCCGAATTATCACACAAAAAAGCTGCTGGAACGGCCAGCGGCTTCACAGGATGGTTCGCCTATTTCGGAGCCGCTTTTGCTGGGTATCCTTTAGGAAAAGTCGCTCAAGATTGGGGATGGCACGGATTCTTTGTCGCACTCTTAGCTTGCGCTTTGATTGCTTTGTTATTCTTCCTGCCAACATGGAATGCATCCGAACAGAGTTTAAGAAAACATAGCCACTAA